From a region of the Eretmochelys imbricata isolate rEreImb1 chromosome 6, rEreImb1.hap1, whole genome shotgun sequence genome:
- the LOC144267070 gene encoding LOW QUALITY PROTEIN: uncharacterized protein LOC144267070 (The sequence of the model RefSeq protein was modified relative to this genomic sequence to represent the inferred CDS: substituted 1 base at 1 genomic stop codon): MASGNFEEIPQREGTVGAELPRTSQSPKPEDTDEALHCHSAPPAGKLSQSRAGVEAEYDMVSRGTQARERANTCPDCGKSFPWSSRLLRHRRSHTGERPYQCPDCGKGFIESSGLIQHQRTHTGERPFSCGVCGKSFGLSSHLICHQQTHTGERPYQCPDCGRGFLRRSQLTLHCRTHTGERPYKCPECGKGFSEIRNLNRHQRTHTGERPYKCPECGKGFAQSCHLLQHQRTHTGERPYRCPCGRGFVRSSQLIRHQSVHTGEKPYKCPICRKCFTQASTLASHLRIHTGERPFKCLXCGKSFSFRQHSYLVTHRRVHTGERPYSCAQCGRGFSQRSSLVRHRRTHTGERPYRCPDCGKAFALSASLLAHQRTHTGERPYGCAQCGRGFSQRSALVTHQRTHTGERPYQCPDCGKSFAIRSHCTAHQRTHGDPGGEPPYRCPQCGEGFRLRTRFLNHRRSHAGGKPHRCPDCGKGFSRNFLLKTHRRIHTGERPYPCPDCGRRFRQSSHLTHHRATHTGERPYRCSRCGDAFPCSSELYLHYRTHTGERPYQCHDCGRSYTTNGSLRRHRASHGLG; the protein is encoded by the exons ATGGCGAGTGGGAACTTTGAGGAGATCCCCCAGCGGGAAGGGACTGTGGGAGCGGAGCTGCCCAGGACCTCCCAGAGCCCCAAGCCGGAGGATACTGATGAGGCTCTCCATTGCCATTCTGCCCCCCcggcagggaaactgagtcaatCCAGAGCTGGTGTCGAAGCTGAATATGACATGGTGTCTCGGGGAACCCAGGCCAGGGAGAGAGCGAATACGTGCcccgactgtgggaaaagcttcccttGGAGCTCCCGGCTCCTCCGACACCGGAGATCCCACACCGGGGAACGCCCCTACCAGTGCCCTGACTGTGGGAAGGGCTTCATCGAGAGCTCGGGCCTGATCCAGCACCAGCGGACTCACACCGGGGAGCGCCCTTTCAGCTGCGGCGTGTGTGGGAAGAGTTTTGGCCTGAGCTCCCACCTGATCTGCCACCAGCAAACCCACACGGGGGAGCGCCCCTACCAGTGCCCCGACTGCGGGAGGGGCTTCCTGCGGCGCTCCCAGCTCACCCTGCACTGCCGgacccacacgggagagagaccctacaaaTGCCCTGAGTGCGGGAAGGGCTTCAGCGAGATCCGCAACCTGAACCggcaccagcgcacccacacgGGGGAGCGGCCCTACAAATGCCCTGAGTGCGGGAAGGGCTTTGCTCAGAGCTGCCACCTCCTGCAGCACCAGCGAACCCACACGGGGGAGCGGCCCTACAGGTGCCCCTGCGGGAGGGGCTTTGTCCGCAGCTCCCAGCTGATCCGGCACCAGTCGGTTCACACAGGGGAGAAACCATACAAATGTCCCATCTGCAGAAAATGCTTCACTCAGGCATCCACGCTGGCCAGCCACCTGCGGATCCACACTGGGGAGAGACCCTTCAAATGCCTCTAGTGCGGGAAGAGCTTT AGCTTCCGCCAGCACTCGTACCTGGTCACCCACCGGCGCgtccacaccggggagcggccctacaGCTGCGCCCAGTGCGGCCGGGgcttctcccagcgctccagccTCGTCCGGCACCGCCGCACCCACACGGGCGAGAGGCCCTACCGGTGCCCCGACTGCGGCAAGGCCTTCGCCCTCAGCGCCTCCCTCCTGGCccaccagcgcacccacaccgGGGAGCGCCCCTACGGCTGCGCCCAGTGCGGACGGGGGTTCAGCCAGCGCTCGGCTCTGGTCACccaccagcgcacccacaccgGGGAGAGACCCTACCAGTGCCCCGACTGCGGGAAGAGCTTTGCCATCCGCTCCCACTGCACCGCTCACCAGAGGACCCACGGGGATCCAGGCGGGGAGCCCCCCTACCGGTGCCCCCAGTGTGGGGAGGGCTTCCGGCTCCGCACGCGGTTCCTGAATCACCGGCGCAGCCATGCAGGCGGCAAACCCCACCGCTGCCCCGACTGTGGGAAAGGATTCTCCCGCAACTTCCTGCTCAAGACGCACCGGCGgatccacaccggggagcggccctaccCCTGCCCCGACTGCGGGCGCCGCTTCCGGCAGAGCTCCCACCTCACCCACCACCGGGCcacccacaccggggagcggccctaccgctgcagccgctgcggggacgccttcccctgcagctcgGAGCTCTACCTGCACTACCGTacccacaccggggagcggccctaccaGTGCCACGACTGTGGGCGCAGCTACACCACCAACGGCAGCCTGCGGCGGCACCGGGCCAGCCACGGCCTGGGCTAG